In Flavobacterium sp. CBA20B-1, one DNA window encodes the following:
- a CDS encoding pseudouridine synthase, which yields MHKHFLLYKPAGYISQFVYEKKRNKKKLGELFNFPEGTMAIGRLDENSEGLLMLTTDGKISEEIRSAHYEKQYVVQVDGIITEEAIEKLQKGVEIGVKGVRVTTKKCFAAIIKKPDYVGEGYRIRSDRHGPTSWLTITLTQGKFRQVRKMTAAVGFPTLRLIRIRIGNWTLEGMNVGEVVQIQL from the coding sequence ATGCATAAACATTTTTTGCTTTATAAACCCGCAGGTTATATTTCCCAGTTTGTTTACGAAAAAAAACGAAACAAAAAAAAACTCGGCGAATTGTTCAATTTTCCCGAAGGAACAATGGCGATTGGCAGGTTAGACGAAAATTCGGAAGGTTTGCTAATGTTGACAACCGATGGCAAAATAAGTGAAGAAATTCGCAGTGCACATTACGAAAAGCAATATGTGGTTCAGGTCGATGGAATTATCACCGAAGAAGCGATTGAAAAATTGCAAAAAGGTGTTGAAATTGGAGTTAAAGGAGTTCGAGTAACCACCAAAAAATGTTTTGCCGCAATTATTAAAAAACCCGATTATGTGGGTGAAGGTTACCGCATTCGCAGCGATCGTCACGGTCCCACTAGTTGGCTGACCATTACATTAACGCAAGGAAAATTCCGTCAGGTTCGCAAAATGACTGCGGCTGTTGGTTTCCCAACGTTACGTTTAATCCGCATTCGTATCGGTAATTGGACTTTGGAAGGAATGAATGTAGGTGAAGTTGTGCAAATCCAACTATAA